The Vicia villosa cultivar HV-30 ecotype Madison, WI linkage group LG1, Vvil1.0, whole genome shotgun sequence genome includes a region encoding these proteins:
- the LOC131651121 gene encoding uncharacterized protein LOC131651121 yields MAMLLISLVVSDHHTNYQINRKVSIIPNPSQSPHLHSPITEINRKVPSGPNPEQSPESPPTMQTSYNSVREIKRKVPSGPNPEQSPESPPTMQTSYNSVREIKRKVPSGPNPKQSPESPPTMQTSYNFVREIKRKVPSGPNPEQSPESPPTMQTSYNFVQEIKRKVPSGPNPEQSPDSPPTMQTSYNFVREIKRKVPSGPNPEQSPDSPPTMQTSYNFVREIKRKVPSGPNPEQSPESPPTMKMSYNSVREIKRKVPSGPNPEQSPKSPPTMQTPYNFVREIKRKVPSGPNPEQSPDSPPTMQMSYNFVREIKRKVPSGPNPEQSPDSPPTMQTSYNFVREIKRKVPSGPNPEQSPESPSTMQTSYNFVREIKRKVPSGPNDAQSPHSNSTVKRS; encoded by the coding sequence ATGGCTATGCTACTCATCTCTCTTGTTGTTAGTGATCATCATACAAATTATCAAATTAATAGAAAAGTATCTATTATTCCAAATCCATCTCAATCGCCACATTTACATTCTCCTATTACAGAAATAAATAGAAAAGTTCCAAGCGGTCCAAATCCAGAACAATCACCAGAATCACCTCCCACCATGCAAACGTCTTACAACTCTGTtagagaaataaaaagaaaagttccAAGCGGTCCAAATCCAGAACAATCACCGGAATCACCTCCCACCATGCAAACGTCTTACAACTCTGTtagagaaataaaaagaaaagttccTAGCGGCCCAAATCCAAAACAATCACCGGAATCACCTCCCACCATGCAAACATCTTACAACTTTGTtcgagaaataaaaagaaaagttccCAGCGGTCCAAATCCAGAACAATCACCGGAATCACCTCCCACCATGCAAACGTCTTACAACTTTGttcaagaaataaaaagaaaagttccCAGCGGTCCAAATCCAGAACAATCACCGGATTCACCTCCCACCATGCAAACGTCTTACAACTTTGTtcgagaaattaaaagaaaagttCCCAGCGGTCCAAATCCAGAACAATCACCGGATTCACCTCCCACCATGCAAACGTCTTACAACTTTGTtcgagaaataaaaagaaaagttccCAGCGGTCCAAATCCAGAACAATCACCGGAATCACCTCCCACCATGAAAATGTCTTACAACTCTGTtagagaaataaaaagaaaagttccAAGCGGTCCAAATCCAGAACAATCACCGAAATCACCTCCCACCATGCAAACGCCTTACAACTTTGTtcgagaaataaaaagaaaagttccTAGCGGTCCAAATCCAGAACAATCACCGGATTCACCTCCCACCATGCAAATGTCTTACAACTTTGTtcgagaaataaaaagaaaagttccCAGCGGTCCAAATCCAGAACAATCACCGGATTCACCTCCCACCATGCAGACGTCTTACAACTTTGTtcgagaaataaaaagaaaagttccCAGCGGTCCAAATCCAGAACAATCACCGGAATCACCTTCCACCATGCAGACGTCTTACAACTTTGTtcgagaaataaaaagaaaagttccCAGCGGCCCTAATGATGCTCAATCCCCTCACTCAAATTCCACTGTGAAAAGGTCCTAA